In Marasmius oreades isolate 03SP1 chromosome 3, whole genome shotgun sequence, a single window of DNA contains:
- a CDS encoding uncharacterized protein (antiSMASH:Cluster_3.7), whose amino-acid sequence MRVLLRRFSSPSITWPNKMLQNRPPKYSLHTGVVVFYLVAALSMVMANKWVLDETGAPLFFLFTQMLIAVVLFLLSDAFKLLPDRLSFDLQICKSLIPMIGLNVVGLSFSNYTLKYVDASFYQVARGLVLPFTVFTSFIALHARPSLQILLACVVVTMGFFVGVFLDGTPISRVGIFFGVVSSAITATHSVVIKQSLNVVNGSTLLLSWYTNLVSAVVLIPIILLVGEGKEVLKLFFGADELLRASGEISALSKFMWGSLITGALGFMMSIASLLSIKVTSPITHMISSAVRGVAASLLGKWIFQDIITSGRASSIGIILGGSIYYTWVKHVETEARKPSGAQYEQLKMEEAEAGKNTSSKPE is encoded by the exons ATGCGTGTACTTCTTCGACGCTTCTCTTCCCCATCTATAACATGGCCCAACAAAATGCTTCAAAACCGCCCTCCAAAATATTCGTTGCAT ACTGGTGTGGTCGTGTTTTATCTTGTGGCAGCGTTGTCG ATGGTCATGGC AAATAAATGGGTTTTGGACGAAACCGGAGcacctctcttcttccttttcaCACAAATGCTAATTGCTGTTGTGCTCTTCCTCCTGTCGGACGCGTTCAAGCTTCTGCCAGATCGATTGAGTTTTGACCTGCAAATATGCAAAAGTCTTATACCCATGATCGGTTTGAATGTTGTTGGTCTCAG TTTCAGCAATTATACCTTGAAATACGTCGATGCATCCTTCTACCAAGTTGCCCGTGGGCTCGTCCTCCCGTTCACAGTTTTTACTTCATTCATTGCCCTCCACGCGCGCCCTTCTCTCCAAATTTTACTCGCGTGCGTTGTCGTAACCATGGGCTTTTTCGTTGGAGTTTTCCTCGACGGTACACCTATCTCTCGTGTGGGCATCTTTTTTGGTGTTGTTAGCTCGGCAATCACAGCTACACACTCTGTGGTGATTAAACAGAGCTTGAATGTCGTGAACGGAAgcactcttcttctctcgtGGTACACGAACCTGGTTAGCGCTGTCGTGCTCATTCCCATTATCTTGCTTGTTGGGGAAGGGAAGGAGGTTTTAAAGTTGTTCTTTGGCGCGGATGAATTGTTGAGAGCTTCTGGCGAAATTAGCGCATTGAGCAAATTTATGTGGGGCTCCCTCATCACG GGTGCCCTCGGGTTCATGATGAGCATTGCCAGCTTGCTTTCCATTAAAGTCACTTCTCCCATCACACATATGATATCCTCTGCTGTGCGGGGCGTTGCTGCCTCCCTCCTCGGGAAGTGGATCTTCCAAGATATCATTACAAG TGGGCGCGCCTCGTCGATTGGGATAATTCTAGGGGGTTCCATTTACTACACTTGGGTGAAACATGTGGAAACGGAAGCACGGAAACCGAGCGGAGCCCAATACGAACAACTGAAGATGGAAGAGGCTGAGGCCGGGAAAAACACTAGTTCAAAACCAGAGTAA
- a CDS encoding uncharacterized protein (antiSMASH:Cluster_3.7) → MLGPWKNFSRSQVKNMVVYIVGIMFYKFALEWYNGAFITLANERFGNDRYRKIGILTGLNYAMQCVGSIIVAPLIKKYHTRSVLSAAVLIFGMISAILLVVDGATGGTMRFKTANKKTAYGDWNPNGLFPIYIVSGVSYGTVELIRRVIPKDIVGGDVQLLRRMDATVHILYEVAGTIGAFSSVSLIGKFGYNYSFFLSPVFFIFAAIAWRCVDPVSPRQDQNLTSLEDFERKGGDTGYIGSVLSGFVAFFKASYYGAFLVFSHRKFVWLVSGYALALYGHRYLENGLAPIFAKQVLGVSSWSQIIVGGSNLGELFGAMSVLITTNYVTTPLPWLRLDALALNIAWVLPYIAVQPGKVREAWRIAAIFLPVSFGWAAGDVSLAAYIQATLAKIESKDSSVSSLGAVMAFLYVLYIIVYAVLSTVLGNWVDKRLAGASTGSALAVERARDALKYIGGVQFTILCIVVITSTFIPKGSFAFNPKDSDFNAEDSGDLETSSEDNDLKDPIKLK, encoded by the exons ATGCTTGGACCATGGAAGAATTTCAGCAGGAGTCAAGTCAAGAATATGGTGGTTTACATTG TGGGCATTATGT TTTACAAGTTTGCCCTAGAATGGTACAACGGTGCATTCATCACCTTGGCGAATGAACGATTCGGCAACGATCGTTACCGTAAGATTGGTATTCTTACTG GTCTCAATTATGCCATGCAATGTGTGGGATCAATCATCGTCGCGCCACTGATCAAGAAGTACCACACACGAAGTGTTCTCTCGGCGGCGGTGCTCATTTTTGGCATGATTTCGGCCATTCTATTGGTTGTAGACGGCGCGACTGGCGGTACGATGAGGTTCAAGACGGCGAATAAGAAAACAGCCTATGGAG ACTGGAACCCTAACGGT CTCTTCCCGATATATATCGTCTCCGGCGTTAGCTATGGTACTGTTGAGCTCATTCGACGCGTCATTCCTAAGGATATTGTGGGTGGTGACGTCCAATTG CTCAGGCGTATGGACGCAACCGTCCATATTCTCTACGAAGTCGCTGGAACTATCGGTGccttcagtagtgtatcccTCATCGGCAAGTTCGGTTACAATTATTCTTTCTTTTTATC TCCTGTATTTTTCATTTTCGCTGCCATTGCCTGGCGTTGCGTCGACCCTGTCAGTCCTCGTCAAGATCAAAATCTCACGTCGTTAGAAGACTTTGAGAGGAAAGGAGGAGACACGGGATATATTGGTAGCGTGTTGTCCGGTTTCGTCGCCTTCTTCAAAGCATCATATTACGGTGCTTTTTTGGTTTTCTCGC ACCGTAAGTTTGTTTGGCTCGTTTCTGGCTATGCATTGGCTCTCTATGGACACCGTTATCTCGAGAATGGGCTCGCTCCTATCTTCGCCAAACAGGTTCTAGGTGTTTCGT CCTGGTCCCAAATAATCGTTGGTGGCTCTAACCTCGGCGAGCTTTTTGGAGCGATGTCTGTGTTGATTACCACAAACTACGTGACCACTCCCTTACCTTGGCTGCGACTGGACGCTTTGGCGCTTAACATCGCATGGGTTCTTCCTTACATCGCTGTTCAACCTGGAAAGGTTAGAGAAGCGTGGAGGATCGCTGCCAT TTTCCTGCCAGTGTCTTTCGGTTGGGCGGCTGGCGATGTTTCTCTGGCTGCATATATCCAAGCCACTCTTGCCAAAATCGAAAGCAAGGATAGCAGCGTGTCCTCCCTGGGGGCAGTCATGGCGTTTCTTTACGTTCTTTACATCATCGTCTACGCTGTCCTCTCCACTGTCCTCGGAAATTGGGTCGACAAACGTCTCGCTGGTGCCTCAACCGGATCCGCACTCGCTGTTGAGAGAGCGCGCGATGCGCTGAAATACATCGGAGGTGTCCAATTCACTATACTCTGCATTGTTGTTATTACCTCTACCTTTATTCCCAAGGGGTCCTTTGCATTCAACCCTAAGGATTCCGATTTCAACGCCGAAGATTCTGGAG ACCTGGAGACATCGAGTGAAGACAATGATCTTAAGGACCCTATTAAGCTGAAGTAA
- a CDS encoding uncharacterized protein (antiSMASH:Cluster_3.7), which yields MPFFLLPDILQYWPWKRTINPHYEECRRESMAWSRRFNALTPKAQAAFELFDPPLLASLGFPKLSKDGCRVVCDLMFFVGYFDDKTDVMNSVEVQEWMNIVMEILRGHRSAPVDAPVIGPLTQSFWDNAKRVLTESCQKHFVAEFETYLLSVVRQAEVRGSEDQLVPGRYMSFRRGDICAMPMFVLLLMEMDIPPTFLQTEPLVELSICAVDMIILANDLYSYNVEQARGEVHNIVSIVMIHHGFSLEEAISHITSMHDSIASRFIVLSKRLPSFGSPEADHIALRYVDGLGNWIRANECWSFESWRYFRDAGPQIQKDRLVELLPISIACDLSDER from the exons ATGcctttcttcctccttcctgATATTCTGCAATACTGGCCTTGGAAAAGAACTATCAACCCTCATTACGAAGAATGTCGTCGAGAATCTATGGCCTGGAGTCGCCGGTTCAACGCGTTGACACCGAAAGCTCAAGCGGCTTTCGAGCTCTTTGACCCTCCCCTGCTCGCGTCCCTAGGATTCCCCAAGCTATCCAAAG ATGGGTGTCGTGTGGTCTGTGACCTTATGTTCTTTGTGGGTTACTTTGAT GACAAGACGGACGTCATGAACTCCGTGGAAGTTCAAGAGTGGATGAATATTGTGATGGAAATATTGAGGGGCCATCGCTCTGCACCCGTCGATGCACCCGTCATAGGTCCGTTAACACAGTC CTTCTGGGACAATGCGAAGCGAGTTCTCACTGAATCATGTCAGAAGCATTTCGTTGCAGAGTTCGAAACGTATCTCCTCTCTGTGGTTCGGCAGGCTGAAGTTCGCGGGTCTGAAGATCAAC TTGTCCCAGGGCGTTACATGTCCTTCCGACGTGGCGACATATGTGCGATGCCCATGTTCGTACTTCTTCTCATGGAGATGGACATTCCCCCAACGTTCCTGCAAACCGAGCCTTTGGTCGAGCTCAGTATCTGTGCTGTCGACATGATCATCCTCGCAAAT GATTTGTACTCGTACAACGTGGAACAAGCCCGAGGCGAAGTTCATAACATTGTGTCTATCGTGATGATACATCACGGTTTCTCACTGGAGGAAGCAATCAGCCATATAACTTCAATGCACGACAGCATAGCTTCAAGATTTATCGTACTCTCCAAGAGGTTACCATCGTTCGGGTCTCCCGAAGCTGATCATATAGCCTTGCGTTATGTCGACGGTCTTGGGAATTGGATTCGCGCCAACGAGTGTTGGAGCTTTGAGTCGTGGAGGTACTTCCGTGATGCGGGACCACAGATCCAAAAGGACCGCCTCGTAGAGCTGCTGCCGATCTCAATCGCTTGTGATCTCTCCGACGAACGTTAA
- a CDS encoding uncharacterized protein (antiSMASH:Cluster_3.7), whose protein sequence is MLEQLRSAPVMAFAMTGIWLLARYLYQRTVPSLRNVRGPPPESFFLGNIPQLISEDGHTFHTELTQNYGKVVKLHALLGGKHLYVFDHAAMEAILFQVDAFNMPDSFVAANHVMFGPCLVSTTGAHHRRSRKLMNPVFSPSRLRELVPILYGVAHQSSSNLVKHLSPETPSEVDILPILGSTALEFIGQAGLGHSFAESNSDALHAMKQLLFAAKRMIIPMQILPLLLRTMSPGLRRKLIDYVPLPDLHLARDLVDILDGTTKTILAKKKEGLRLGDSVIREQIGQGKDITSLLIKACDSEDGRMTEEELLGQMSVILFAGVDTTSTTAARCLQELSKNHVIQGRLRTEIANASIHGNLDYETLCDLPLLDAIARETLRMYPAAITSSREALKDSVLPLSTPMMGIDGTPIAEVFVPRGTVVHIGIRAANQDLTVWGDDATEWKPERWLKPPPDEDVQIPGVRPKLMTFIGGPRGCIGYKFAEISLKVLLAVLIQDFEFSPSQAEIIWKLGQAEAPTVDGKQAMPIMMTARASS, encoded by the exons ATGCTCGAGCAACTGCGTTCTGCGCCTGTGATGGCATTCGCAATGACCGGTATATGGTTATTAGCCCGCTATCTCTATCAGCGTACTGTTCCCTCTCTCCGTAATGTAAGGGGACCTCCACCCGAAAGTTTCTTTCTTG GCAATATACCTCAACTTATCTCAGAAGATGGCCACACATTTCATACAGAACTCACGCAGAACTACGGAAAAGTTGTCAAGCTCCATGCTCTTCTTGGG GGAAAGCATTTGTATGTCTTTGACCATGCAGCGATGGAGGCCATTCTCTTCCAAGTAGACGCCTTCAACATGCCAGATAGTTTTGTTGC GGCAAATCATGTAATGTTCGGCCCTTGTCTTGTTAGTACCACCG GTGCACACCATCGAAGATCCCGAAAACTCATGAACCCGGTGTTTTCACCATCTCGTCTTCGTGAGCTTGTACCTATTCTCTATGGTGTCGCCCATCAG AGTTCATCGAATCTCGTCAAACACTTATCCCCCGAAACACCATCTGAAGTAGACATACTACCCATATTAGGATCGACGGCCCTCGAATTTATTGGGCAGGCGGGCTTGGGTCACTCTTTTGCAGAGTCGAATTCAGACGCGCTCCATGCGATGAAGCAATTGCT GTTCGCCGCAAAACGAATGATCATTCCTATGCAGATTTTACCACTTCTCTTGCGCACGATGTCTCCGGGGCTGCGCCGAAAACTCATCGACTACGTGCCCCTTCCGGACCTACATCTGGCAAGGGACCTCGTGGATATCCTGGACGGAACGACAAAAACAATATtggcaaagaagaaagagggctTGAGATTAGGTGACTCGGTTATAAGAGAACAAATCGGGCAAGGGAAGGATATTACTAGCCTCCTTA TCAAAGCGTGCGACTCTGAGGATGGACGAATGACAGAGGAAGAGCTCTTGGGACAGATGAGTGTAATCCTCTTCGCAGGGGTTGATACGACCAGTACCACGGCTGCCAGATGTCTTCAAGAATTATCGAAAAATCACGTCATTCAAGGCCGCCTGCGCACGGAGATTGCCAACGCTAGCATACACGGCAATCTTGACTACGAAACCCTTTGTGATCTTCCCCTTCTCGATGCAATCGCCCGCGAAACTTTGCGGAT GTACCCTGCCGCCATTACTTCTAGTCGCGAAGC TCTGAAAGATTCGGTGCTCCCGTTGAGTACACCTATGATGGGCATCGACGGAACCCCCATCGCGGAGGTATTCGTTCCTAGGGGGACGGTCGTGCATATCGGAATCCGGGCTGCCAACCAAGATCTCACAGTTTGGGGAGACGACGCCACTGAGTGGAAACCCGAGCGGTGGCTGAAGCCGCCACCCGATGAGGATGTGCAGATTCCTGGGGTGCGTCCCAAACT GATGACGTTCATCGGCGGACCAAGAGGATGCAT TGGTTATAAATTCGCTGAAATATCTTTGA AGGTTTTACTTGCTGTCCTGATACAGGACTTCGAATTCTCGCCTTCCCAAGCTGAAATCATCTGGAAGTTGGGCCAGGCAGAAGCACCGACCGTAGATGGGAAACAGGCCATGCCAATCATGATGACGGCTAGAGCATCCTCCTGA
- a CDS encoding uncharacterized protein (antiSMASH:Cluster_3.7) gives MSTNKAAERNQKILSELAMRPGNDVCADCKARNPRWASHNLGIFLCVTCASIHRKIGTHVTKVKSITMDTWTKEQVDRMSEMGNIKSNALYCPNELRHPPPHMLMADERDSELEQYIRSKYEYKRFIARTTASSNPGSSTLRSQSTPLEKADKIPSSLSSSSGAARPSTTAIPSNSSSIQSRSFSQPMNAAGSTAQSHHISQPLTQQQLPARTQSLAQSPTISPEMAKGGVWNDLISLQTPSNNSSLPLQYQQQQPPFGVSNTHMVATPLGMNDHNPFPTMNGFPSGPGAMAGNPTGIGMSSIPSGMYLNPNTGFGMPSANTFQQSSQYPMPNTFSQGFGATGFNPMAQQQQQQQQTLFASQPQVQSPQPMSAPQGTQGPSQFNMMAPQGHSPQPIMSSTTPQLQGQFMSPSPQLQQPSQFAQQGLGGMGMGGMGYVQQQQQMFAGGNTAWAQPQGNFGQTWGPM, from the exons ATGTCAACGAACAAAGCTGCGGAAAGGAATCAAAAGATCCTGTCAGAACTGGCTATGAGGCCGGGAAATG ATGTTTGTGCGGATTGCAAGGCTAGAAATCCAAGATGGGCGTCCCATAACCTTGGCATCTTCCTTTG CGTCACTTGTGCCAGTATTCATCGAAAAATTGGAACACATGTAACCAAAGT GAAGAGCATAACCATGGATACGTGGACGAAAGAACAAGTCGAT CGAATGAGCGAGATGGGAAATATCAAATCAAATGCTTTGTATTGTCCCAATGAACTACGGCATCCTCCACCACACATGTTGATGGCAGACGAGAGGGACAGCGAGCTCGAGCAGTATATACGGT CAAAATACGAATACAAACGCTTCATAGCCAGAACCACGGCATCATCGAACCCTGGCTCTTCCACTCTTCGTTCACAATCTACGCCCCTCGAGAAAGCAGATAAAATACCTTCATCGTTGTCGTCCAGTTCTGGTGCCGCTCGACCTTCTACAACCGCCATTCCATCAAACTCTTCTTCAATACAGAGTCGGTCATTTTCTCAACCCATGAATGCTGCTGGATCCACTGCACAATCTCATCATATTTCCCAACCATTAACGCAGCAGCAGCTGCCTGCTCGGACACAGTCGCTCGCCCAATCCCCAACAATATCGCCAGAGATGGCCAAGGGCGGAGTGTGGAATGATTTGATCTCATTACAAACTCCATCGAATaattcctcccttccactTCAGtaccaacaacaacaacctcCGTTTGGTGTTTCTAATACGCACATGGTGGCAACACCTCTCGGAATGAATGATCATAACCCTTTTCCAACGATGAATGGCTTTCCAAGTGGTCCGGGTGCCATGGCTGGAAACCCGACTGGTATAGGAATGTCTTCGATACCATCGGGTATGTATCTTAACCCCAATACCGGGTTTGGAATGCCCTCTGCGAATACCTTTCAGCAATCATCACAATATCCGATGCCTAACACATTTTCGCAAGGTTTTGGTGCCACGGGATTCAACCCAATGGctcaacagcagcagcaacaacaacagacGTTATTCGCCAGTCAACCACAGGTCCAATCACCGCAACCCATGTCAGCACCACAGGGGACGCAAGGGCCCAGTCAGTTTAATATGATGGCACCACAGGGACATAGCCCTCAGCCTATCATGTCCTCCACAACACCCCAGCTCCAAGGGCAGTTTATGTCACCTAGTCCGCAACTCCAACAGCCCTCTCAATTCGCCCAGCAAGGTCTCGGTGGGATGGGCATGGGAGGAATGGGATATgttcaacagcagcagcagatgTTTGCGGGAGGTAATACTGCGTGGGCGCAGCCTCAGGGGAACTTTGGCCAGACCTGGGGACCGATGTGA
- a CDS encoding uncharacterized protein (antiSMASH:Cluster_3.7) has product MDTWTKEQVDRMSEMGNIKSNALYCPNELRHPPPHMLMADERDSELEQYIRSKYEYKRFIARTTASSNPGSSTLRSQSTPLEKADKIPSSLSSSSGAARPSTTAIPSNSSSIQSRSFSQPMNAAGSTAQSHHISQPLTQQQLPARTQSLAQSPTISPEMAKGGVWNDLISLQTPSNNSSLPLQYQQQQPPFGVSNTHMVATPLGMNDHNPFPTMNGFPSGPGAMAGNPTGIGMSSIPSGMYLNPNTGFGMPSANTFQQSSQYPMPNTFSQGFGATGFNPMAQQQQQQQQTLFASQPQVQSPQPMSAPQGTQGPSQFNMMAPQGHSPQPIMSSTTPQLQGQFMSPSPQLQQPSQFAQQGLGGMGMGGMGYVQQQQQMFAGGNTAWAQPQGNFGQTWGPM; this is encoded by the exons ATGGATACGTGGACGAAAGAACAAGTCGAT CGAATGAGCGAGATGGGAAATATCAAATCAAATGCTTTGTATTGTCCCAATGAACTACGGCATCCTCCACCACACATGTTGATGGCAGACGAGAGGGACAGCGAGCTCGAGCAGTATATACGGT CAAAATACGAATACAAACGCTTCATAGCCAGAACCACGGCATCATCGAACCCTGGCTCTTCCACTCTTCGTTCACAATCTACGCCCCTCGAGAAAGCAGATAAAATACCTTCATCGTTGTCGTCCAGTTCTGGTGCCGCTCGACCTTCTACAACCGCCATTCCATCAAACTCTTCTTCAATACAGAGTCGGTCATTTTCTCAACCCATGAATGCTGCTGGATCCACTGCACAATCTCATCATATTTCCCAACCATTAACGCAGCAGCAGCTGCCTGCTCGGACACAGTCGCTCGCCCAATCCCCAACAATATCGCCAGAGATGGCCAAGGGCGGAGTGTGGAATGATTTGATCTCATTACAAACTCCATCGAATaattcctcccttccactTCAGtaccaacaacaacaacctcCGTTTGGTGTTTCTAATACGCACATGGTGGCAACACCTCTCGGAATGAATGATCATAACCCTTTTCCAACGATGAATGGCTTTCCAAGTGGTCCGGGTGCCATGGCTGGAAACCCGACTGGTATAGGAATGTCTTCGATACCATCGGGTATGTATCTTAACCCCAATACCGGGTTTGGAATGCCCTCTGCGAATACCTTTCAGCAATCATCACAATATCCGATGCCTAACACATTTTCGCAAGGTTTTGGTGCCACGGGATTCAACCCAATGGctcaacagcagcagcaacaacaacagacGTTATTCGCCAGTCAACCACAGGTCCAATCACCGCAACCCATGTCAGCACCACAGGGGACGCAAGGGCCCAGTCAGTTTAATATGATGGCACCACAGGGACATAGCCCTCAGCCTATCATGTCCTCCACAACACCCCAGCTCCAAGGGCAGTTTATGTCACCTAGTCCGCAACTCCAACAGCCCTCTCAATTCGCCCAGCAAGGTCTCGGTGGGATGGGCATGGGAGGAATGGGATATgttcaacagcagcagcagatgTTTGCGGGAGGTAATACTGCGTGGGCGCAGCCTCAGGGGAACTTTGGCCAGACCTGGGGACCGATGTGA
- a CDS encoding uncharacterized protein (antiSMASH:Cluster_3.7): MANSQTPTYNLQTLALPVEIIIVVLKYTIRQYPDTIVCVLSTCSLFYNISQNILHQELAFTSLSQLHRFTQALSRRQDNCYAPEVKPYLVCSPRSLSLDVAGGASWILQSDSFDGSYRRVGTWDLLREAVKAMIADLLKTANLSVTRPNQLVRDEHTTPWDPTPKEKLAIESVRLRLNSHAQDAKYVIYDALRELDPISFTWTGPDPPHHFSIAIVRDAVPPLFLALSTYTQLTRIKLTNISFPEDSESSETSIGRFELPFIPTLQFFHLGQSTFLAARTIARFVLKCIDPERNVGGASTSPDSAVDSPHVQGVSFRPAKQPSIEEIRLVDVYEGSIWGIRLRMPQIINAALALLEMDQQFESGNSTKEDEVREAIMKIVKVEVETERIEGGDRGI; the protein is encoded by the exons ATGGCCAACTCGCAGACACCCACCTACAACCTCCAAACTTTGGCCCTTCCTGTAGAGATCATTATCGTCGTTCTGAAGTATACTATACGACAATACCCTGATACCATTGTCTGCGTTCTTTCAACTTGCTCGTTGTTCTATAACATCAGTCAAAATATCTTACACCAAGAACTCGCCTTCACTTCGCTATCCCAACTGCATCGGTTCACACAGGCTCTATCACGGCGTCAGGACAACTGTTATGCGCCAGAAGTGAAGCCATATCTGGTCTGTTCTCCACGGAGTCTTAGTCTGGATGTAGCTGGAGGAGCATCATGGATACTCCAGTCTGATTCGTTTGATGGCTCTTATCGAAGGGTCGGGACTTGGGACCTCCTCAGGGAAGCGGTCAAAGCTATGATTGCGGACCTGCTAAAGACTGCCAATCTCTCGGTGACCAGACCGAATCAACTTGTTCGAGATGAACACACCACGCCATGGGACCCGACACCGAAGGAAAAGCTGGCCATAGAATCTGTGCGTCTGAGATTAAACTCGCATGCACAAGACGCCAAGTATGTGATTTATGATGCTCTTCGCGAACTCGA TCCCATATCGTTTACATGGACAGGACCTGATCCACCTCACCACTTTTCCATAGCA ATTGTTCGCGACGCAGTTCCCCCCCTCTTTCTCGCCCTATCAACGTATACACAATTGACCCGTATCAAATTGACCAACATATCCTTTCCTGAAGACTCTGAAAGCTCTGAAACATCCATAGGCCGATTTGAATTACCCTTCATCCCTACCCTTCAGTTTTTTCATCTCGGACAGTCGACATTCTTAGCTGCGCGGACTATAGCGCGATTCGTTTTGAAATGTATTGACCCGGAACGTAATGTCGGAGGTGCATCGACATCGCCCGATTCCGCGGTTGATAGTCCTCATGTACAAG GTGTCTCCTTTCGACCCGCGAAACAACCGTCAATCGAGGAGATTCGCCTTGTAGATGTTTATGAAGGAAGTATATGGGGAATTCGACTCCGGATGCCCCAGATCATTAATGCCGCCTTGGCCCTTCTGGAAATGGATCAACAGTTCGAAAGTGGTAACAGCACGAAAGAAGACGAGGTTCGGGAAGCGATAATGAAAATCGTTAAAGTCGAAGTAGAAACTGAAAGAATTGAGGGTGGGGATAGAGGAATTTGA
- a CDS encoding uncharacterized protein (antiSMASH:Cluster_3.7) — protein MPTISGETELSSWGSIQGTQRGQEDASEPPTTQNVEDERSAPSLIGMNTTFGVFQEFYSSSQTNIPDAKGQDALVSLVGTIGGGLTWSGSIFVNPLMARVENVKLVVLCGAFTMSLGLALESFSTRLWHLFLTQGLLYGLGSSMFYFPIIAIAPTYFDRHRGFAMGLILAGSGIGGLVLAPVQQYLMDRYDVQWTLRILGLWNFAIGIPVSMVVQHRQGFGFERGAPRTRTRLAGTTARRGTFWYQAIGAFLQAGGNIVPLYYMTSYSVSVLSLSRSTGSLYLSINSGVNSISRIAMGVLADYIGRQNTLIGGVVLSALSVFALWYDAAKNRFICFVILYGVYAGGYNALLPTTITEIYGVENYASVNGALLFIRGLGSIFGAPLAGLILGSHTRTGFENPMALGNAKVLQKKYNQVVVYDGVLLIASALCVVYVRWLDARDKGRWKWKA, from the exons ATGCCGACCATATCAGGGGAGACTGAGCTGTCAAGTTGGGGAAGCATTCAAGGGACCCAGAGAGGACAGGAAGATGCCAGTGAACCACCAACAACTCAAAACGTTGAGGATGAAAGATCAGCCCCGTCGC TCATAGGAATGAATACGACGTTCGGTGTCTTCCAA gAGTTTTATTCCTCATCGCAAACGAACATCCCTGATGCCAAGGGACAAGACGCGCTAGTCTCCCTTGTAGGCACGATTGGAGGCGGACTGACTTGGAGTGGGAGTATTTTTGTTAATCCGCTGATGGCGAGAGTCGAGAATGTGAAGCTCGTAGTGTTGTGCGGAGCATTTACGATGAGTCTTGGGCTAGCGCTAGAAAGCTTTTCGACCCGG CTCTGGCATCTCTTCCTCACTCAAGGTCTTCTCTACGGTCTCGGATCATCAATGTTCTACTTCCCGATCATCGCAATCGCACCGACGTACTTTGACCGCCACCGCGGTTTCGCTATGGGATTAATCCTTGCTGGTAGCGGGATTGGTGGACTTGTGCTGGCACCCGTGCAACAATATTTAATGGATCGATATGACGTGCAATGGACGCTGAGAATTCTGGGATTGTGGAATTTCGCCATTGGGATACCAGTGTCGATGGTAGTTCAACATAGGCAAGGCTTTGGATTTGAACGTGGAGCTCCAAGGACGAGAACGAGGTTGGCAGGGACGACGGCGAGAAGGGGTACATTTTGGTATCAG GCGATTGGTGCTTTTCTCCAAGCTGGAGGGAACATCGTGCCGTTGTACTACATGACATCCTACTCCGTGTCCGTTCTTTCACTGTCAAGGTCAACGGGGAGTCTGTATCTAAGTATCAACAGCGGCGTGAACAGCATTTCACGAATTGCGATGGGTGTTCTTGCAGACTATATTGGTCGGCAAAACACACTGATTGGTGGT GTCGTTCTGTCTGCCCTCTCCGTCTTCGCGTTGTGGTATGACGCTGCAAAAAACCGCTTCATATGTTTTGTAATCCTCTATGGGGTCTATGCAGGCGGGTACAACGCTCTCCTTCCTACTACAATCACGGAGATTTACGGTGTCGAGAACTACGCGAGTGTAAACGGTGCATTACTATTCATACGAGGGCTCGGATCGATATTCGGTGCACCTCTCGCTGGTCTCATTCTGGGTAGTCATACCAGAACTGGTTTCGAGAATCCAATGGCTCTAGGGAATGCGAAGGTGTTGCAGAAGAAGTATAATCAAGTTGTTGTGTATGATGGTGTGCTTTTGATAGCTTCTGCTTTATGCGTCGTATACGTACGGTGGCTCGACGCTAGAGACAAGGGCaggtggaagtggaaagCTTAA